The Mycobacteriales bacterium genome includes the window CGCGAGCTGCCCGACCCGGCGCTGCCGGCCGACGACTGGGTGATCATCAAGACCAACCTGTGCGGGATCTGCGGGTCGGACGCCAAGCAGGTGTTCATGGACGGCGACGGGGACTCGTCCATGACCGCGCTGATCAGCTTCCCGCAGGTGCTCGGCCACGAGGTGATCGGCGAGCTCGTCGAGGCGGGCGCGACCTCCGGACGCCGGGTCGGCGAGCGCGTCGTCCTCAACCCGTGGCTGTCCTGCGGACCGCGCGGCATCTCCCCGATGTGCCCGTCGTGCGAGGTCGGCGACTTCAACCTCTGCCACCACTTCACCGAGGGACACCTCGCGCCGGGCATCCACACCGGCAACTCGAAGACCGCCAGCGGCGGGTTCGCCGAGCTGGTGCCGGCCCACACCTCGATGGCCATCCCCTGCCCCGACGAGGTGGCCGACGAGATTGCGGTACTCGCCGACCCGTTCTCCGTCGCGCTGCACTCGGTGCTGCGCAACCCGCCGCCGATCGGCGGACGAGTCCTGGTCTACGGAATCGGTGCGCTCGGACTGTCCACGCTGGCGGTCCTCGCCAAGCTGTACCCGACCGTCGAGGTCGGCGCCATCGTGCGCTGGCAGCACCAGGCCGATGCCGCCGAGCGGCACGGCGCGAAGGCGTTCTTCCACTCGCCGCAGGAGTCGCTGATCGAGGCCGTCGCAGACTGGAGCCAGGC containing:
- a CDS encoding zinc-binding dehydrogenase — translated: MRGLLFGVSPAATDPVPDDAHPYLKALASVPMDLRELPDPALPADDWVIIKTNLCGICGSDAKQVFMDGDGDSSMTALISFPQVLGHEVIGELVEAGATSGRRVGERVVLNPWLSCGPRGISPMCPSCEVGDFNLCHHFTEGHLAPGIHTGNSKTASGGFAELVPAHTSMAIPCPDEVADEIAVLADPFSVALHSVLRNPPPIGGRVLVYGIGALGLSTLAVLAKLYPTVEVGAIVRWQHQADAAERHGAKAFFHSPQESLIEAVADWSQAKLYKPWQGLSMVFPGGVDVVYDTVAAPETLEVSVRLLRARGRMVLTGVSQAGRFEWSPWYFKELNLIGSNAFGVEEVDGVRKHAISHYLDWAATGGIDISDMLTHRFTLERWRDAFGAIARQGETGTIKVAFDYR